A single genomic interval of Camelina sativa cultivar DH55 chromosome 11, Cs, whole genome shotgun sequence harbors:
- the LOC104722672 gene encoding E3 ubiquitin-protein ligase RNF115-like, with protein sequence MGCCCCLPSIPENSRTIDEHVPLSLAPPSSLSNTYTSPLSPPIPLAFSNRNLQTTTQKLPIVQSNSSGVAPGITQVVPEKQTWPVDDHKTDLDLKKKDRETIDECPICLEKYDIENPKLLTKCGHDFHLACILDWMERSEACPVCDKELVLPES encoded by the exons ATGGGTTGTTGCTGTTGTCTACCGAGTATACCCGAa AACTCTAGAACTATAGATGAGCATGTTCCCTTATCTCTTGCACCgccttcctctctctctaatACATACACTTCACCGCTTTCTCCGCCTATTCCTCTAGCCTTCTCCAATAGAAATCTTCAAACTACTACACAGAAATTACCAATAGTTCAGAGCAATTCTAGCGGAGTAGCCCCTGGAATCACACAGGTTGTTCCAGAGAAGCAAACATGGCCTGTTGATGATCATAAAACTGATCTTGATCTAAAGAAAAAGGATCGAGAAACAATCGATGAGTGTCCAATTTGCTTagaaa AATATGATATTGAGAACCCGAAGTTGCTCACTAAATGTGGCCACGATTTTCATCTCGCATGCATTCTTGATTGGATGGAAAGAAGCGAGGCGTGTCCTGTTTGCGACAAG GAATTGGTACTCCCTGAATCATAA